The Rattus rattus isolate New Zealand chromosome 16, Rrattus_CSIRO_v1, whole genome shotgun sequence genomic interval GCTCCACCGAGTGTGGAAttccagagcctcctcctggctgcctgtcagtccccttctgctgcctgtggatcaagctGTAGAACGCGGGGCTCCTCCAGCATCACGccggcctggatgctgccatgctgccttccctcgatgataacagactgaacctctgaacctgtaagccagccccgattaactgttgtccttataagagttgccttgatcatggggtcagttcacagcaatgaaacccaaactaagacaccgtgtctcaaaaacaaacgaccaaaacccccaaaactttaaaagaaaactatttgcCACTCATGGTATATATAACACTAATACTGTTCCTCAATATGGTTTACACTTAGGAGGTGAGGCCAGCATGGGggtaaaaaaagaaggaaagaaaagaaaaagaaaaaaataaactgatgAGATGACCCCCTCATCTCCTGATCCTCTGCTTCCGGTCCAGATTTTCATGACAGGCTTTTGCCACCGTACCTGGCTTCGGATTTTGCCTCTCATTAActgtgtaacctaggctggccttgaactcatgacaatcCTTCTGctcccccaaatgctgggactacgtgtatgtgccgccatgcctggcttctattttattttgagatgggggtctctctgtgtagccctggcctttcaggaatttactctgtagaccaggctggtttcagcTTACACTGATCCACCACCTTCTGCCTCTGAGCGCCGGGATCAAAGGCGTACGTCCACAGTTTAAGGAAATGCTGCTTTCAGGGCGTGGTGATGCCCAACTTCGATCCcggcactcagggggcagaggcaggtggagctctgagagttgaaagccagcctggtctacacatcaatttccagggacagccagggctatacaaggAAACtcccatcttgaaaaacaaacaaacaaaatggaagaaaagaacagcttctgtggctggagatggctcagcagctaagggcGTGTGCTGCTCTCACAGGACCCacgtttgcttcccagcacctgtgtcaaACACCTTAcgaacacctgtaactccagttcctgggtgtcggacatcttctggcctctgaggtccCCAGATCTCACATCCACATACCCCTTCCTGTATAgctgcacacacataaaactaacctttttaataattttttttttaaaaaaaagaaagatccttttttagggctggcaagatggtttgCTAGGTAAAGGTCCCCAAAGGTCACATAGTGGAGGAGAGGCCCAAGCCCtaggctgtcctttgaccttcacaggTACATGGTGGCCTACACACTGTGGCAGGAATATACCTCCTCCCCTAGATAAATACATGTAacaggtttgggttttgttttttttttttttttttttggttcttttttttttgagctggggaccgaacccagggccttgtgcttcctaggcaagcgctctaccactgagctaaatccccaaccccatgtaacaggttttaaaaatactcttagcatttcttttagacagtttCAGTGTGTAGACTGGGCTTTAcctctgctgggatcaaaggtgcacACACCACcgttttttcgtgtgtgtgtgtgtgtgtgtgtgtgtgtgttgtgttgtggggggtgggggtgttggtgtgtgtatgtgtgtgtgtttgttgccatgcatgtagaggtcagtaGACAACCTTGAGTTTGGGTTTGAGTCAGGGCTCTggggtgtgtgtacgtgtgtgtgtgtgtgtgtgtgtgttgtgggtgtgtgtgtgtgtgtgtgtgtgtgtgtgtgtgtgtgtgtgtgtgtgtggttgttgccatgcatgtagaggtcagtaGACAACCTTGAGTTTGGGTTTGAGTCAgggctctggggtgtgtgtgtgtgtgtgtgtgtgtgtgtgtgtgtgtgtgtgtttatgtgcgcACTCACATGCACGGTCTGTGGGTGAGGGGGGCGTTGTGTATGTACGTTTTGCCCTGCATGAGGAGGTCAGTGGGCAACCTTGGGTTTGAGTCAAGGCTCTGTTGCTGTCCTTTCATCTGTAGGGTAGCTGCCTGCTGGCTTATAGGGCCTCTCTCCTTGTCTTCCCCTCCTACTCCCTGTAGAAGCCTTGGGGTTACAGCCATCTACCATGCCTGGAGATGGGTCTGGAGACTTGAACTCCTCACACTCCTCACACTTACTCGGCAAGTGTTTTACCcattgagctgtctccccagccccctttaaGCATTTTTTAATGGTCCCTCTCTTTCACACGTTCCTTTAACACAGTGGACATTTATAGGCATCCAGGCCAGGCGCCAAAGCCTTGTAGGGCATGGCGCGGTGCCTTCCTCCTGAAGCCCCCAGGTTTTGCAGGGGAATCAGACTCTGAAGCCGTTAGCTGCACTCTGCAGTGGGGCGTCGGTAGGAGGCATCCTGACccgggcgggggttggggggtgggggttaatCAGAGCAGAGGtggggcctgggggaggggctacGGGTTTATCCTTAAAGGGAGGGAGGTTACAATGCAAGAGAGGCCTAGAGGAAGGTTGGCGTGGAGAGGGTGGGAACTCAGGACAGAAGGCTGTCCCTTCCCACAGCGGGCCCCCAACCAAGGCCCCTAGGAAGGCTGGCATCTTCCAGGGAGGTGGAGCTTCGGGGGACTCCCAGTGGGAGTGGGCATTGATGGTGACCTCCTTCCGTCTCTGCCCTTCGCATCGGCTCCCTTTCAGTGTATGCCGGAGGTATTGTTCCTCTTTTGTAAAGAGGGGGATCGGGTAACAAAGCCgggtgggtgggcaggcagcCCAAGGggcctcttctcctctctcccccagcaGCATCTGCACTGTGGGGTAGGCACACGTacacctctggcttcccaggagctGGCTGTTGCCATAGCGACAGGCAGGCCTTGCATCCCACTGGCCCCTGGAGTGCCCTCCCCACTATGGCTGCCAGAGTTCGGGGGCCTCCAACTCTTTTGCATCCTggagtgggaggcagggacaTACAAAACAGGACTCCCAGGCTAGTCTGTACCTCCAAGCTGGCTTTGAGGGAAGGGACAACTTTCCTCACAGAGAGCCCCAGTCTTTCGGGGCAGATGCTCAGGAAGCAAGGCTAAGCCTCAAGATCAGAAGTTAGTGCTCCCTGACTCAGGTGTCTGGCGTGGCTGTTAGAGTTctgcagaaaggaagggaaagatagGCAGAGAGTTAAGGACACTGGAGGACCCAAAGCAGAGGCTGCCACTAGGAGGTGATGATTACGTCTACTTAAGTCTACTGTGAtggatgggagaagagaaaggtctTGGGATGTtcgtaaaacaaacaaaaaacccttaaaggtTGGAGAAGTAGGTTAGTtcatggggtggggttgggaggagggggaggcataACCCTCAAAGATCTTGTCTCCTGGCCAGGACTGGGATCAACAGGTGTGTATCACACTGCCtggctttgtgggtgctggggatctgaactcaggtcctcatgttcgCCCAGAAAGCACCTGTCTGCCTatgctatctccccagccccacgtTTACGATCTGGGGACTCCCAGGGGCTGAGTTTGTCGTGCAGGGCAGGCTGCATCTTCACAAAAACTTCTTCTCTCCAGTCTTTtcaggggaggaggggctgggtgCACGCCAGTGACACATATGTTTTTCTTTGTCCCTGCCAAGCTGCAGCTTGGCTCTCAGGGAGCCGAGAGACTGGGAAATGACCGCCCCATTCTCTCACTGCGGCCATCCGCGCAGTCCCAGCTCCTTCCTGAATCCCAGCTCTAAATATAGCGGGAGGGTATTGGTCAAGCCGGGCATCTGCCTTTCcattcccgtgtgtgtgtgtgtgtgtgtgtgtgtgtgtgtgtgtgtgtaccaggcaAATGCAAGCAGGAAACAGTATGCCTGCCAGCCCTGACCCCTAGAACGTATGTGAGTTTGAGTATGTAGCTTGCCCTTCAGACTTGTACCGTAGACACAGGCTTTCCTGTAGGGCCACAGTAAGGGCTGAAAGTGTCCCTGGGACATGCCAGGCTCGGGCACTGGAAGTATTTCGtagctgtcatcccagcacttgggaggtggaagctggAGGTGAGAAGTCCAACACCATCCTTTGATACGTAaggaatgtgaggccagcctggacaccATGGAACAGTCTGGGAAACAGACAAATGGGGAGTGTGAGAGATTAGGTCAGGAAttgagagcactgattgctcttccggaggacctaggttcgattcccggcacccacatagAGGTTCACAGCTCCAGTTCCAAAGCCTTCTTCCGGCTTCCAaggataccaggcacacacaggcaaatcACACATACATCatcaataagaaaatgtaaaaattaaaaacaaggctGAATAACACCAAAACAGAcaaatggaggagtcagagagacGGTTCAGTATAACCTTTATAACTAGTCATCACCAGtcatggtgacctgagttcagtgggCAGGTCCCCCATGGTCGAAGAATACTGACTCCCCAAGTTGTCCTTGCTTGCCTGCAGCTTCGTGCGCGTGCATACtcgtcacacacacatgcacacacacatacaacggcaggatgtgtgtgtgtgtgataagttaatgaaaacaacaaaatcaccAATGTGGCTTAGTCGCTTGTTCTAGCCTGTATGAGTctccctgagttccattcctagaACGAACATCATAAAACTCATGTGGAGGCAGCCCTtttgagggccagcctgggttatctgagaccctgtctcaaaaaacaacaagatCCACAAAAATACgctgaagagaagagaggagaggggcagcAAGCAACTTCCTTGCCTGGAGCTGGGAGAGCTTGGGATGGTCCCCTCCCACCTTGGGAGAAGAGGGCACACTTGACATTACGAGGGAGGTGTGTCCCCACGGACTGTCGAGTCtgcaaaggaagggaaagaaatgagcagaagggaagaagagtTGCCCCACAACGTCGCCCACACGCCTCCAGCGTGGCAGAGAGGCGCGGCACCTTTAAAGCGCGACGAGGGCGTGCCCGGAGGGACAGCCCCGCCCCCGGGCGTGTCTTCCCACTGACCACGCCCTCGGGGTTCGGAGCTGCTGCGGCTGGCGGCTGAGACCGCGCCGGCTCTGGCTGGagtggcggcggcagcggcggcggcgacgGCGACGGCGACGGCGGTGGTGGCGGCTGTTCTTCCGAAGGCGCCGCGCGCTCCAGGACACACGTGGGCGGCCGAGAGATGGCGTGGGACCCGCGACGTGGCGCGCAGATCCCGGGACCCGGGATGGAGCGGCGCGTGTGAGCCGGGGCGGCCGCGCCGCGGGGCGATGGCCGTGCCACCGCTGCTCCGCGGGGCGCTGCTGCTGTGGCAGCTGCTGGCGACGGGCGGCGCGGCGCTGGAGATCGGCCGCTTCGATCCGGAGCGCGGCCGTGGCCCCGCACCGTGCCAAGCGATGGAGATCCCCATGTGCCGGGGCATCGGCTACAACCTGACCCGCATGCCCAACCTACTGGGCCACACGTCGCAGGGCGAGGCGGCCGCGCAGCTGGCCGAGTTCTCGCCTCTCGTGCAGTACGGCTGCCACAGCCACCTGCGCTTCTTCCTCTGCTCGCTCTACGCCCCAATGTGCACCGACCAGGTTTCCACTCCCATCCCCGCCTGCCGGCCCATGTGCGAGCAGGCTCGCCTGCGCTGCGCCCCCATCATGGAGCAATTCAATTTCGGCTGGCCGGACTCCCTCGACTGTGCCCGGCTCCCCACGCGCAACGACCCGCACGCGCTCTGCATGGAGGCACCCGAGAACGCTACCGCAGGCCCCACAGAACCCCACAAGGGCCTGGGCATGCTTCCTGTGGCACCTCGGCCCGCGAGGCCACCGGGAGATTCAGCCCCAGgtccgggcagtggtggcacctgCGACAACCCGGAGAAGTTCCAGTACGTGGAGAAGAGTCGCTCGTGCGCTCCGCGCTGCGGGCCGGGCGTCGAGGTGTTCTGGTCTCGGCGGGATAAGGACTTCGCGCTGGTCTGGATGGCTGTGTGGTCCGCGTTGTGTTTCTTCTCCACGGCCTTCACCGTGTTCACCTTCCTGCTGGAGCCTCACCGATTCCAGTACCCAGAGCGCCCTATAATCTTCCTTTCCATGTGCTACAATGTCTACTCCTTGGCCTTCCTGATCAGAGCGGTGGCAGGTGCACAGAGTGTGGCCTGCGACCAGGAGGCAGGGGCTCTGTATGTGATCCAGGAGGGTCTGGAAAACACAGGCTGCACCCTGGTCTTCCTATTGCTCTATTATTTCGGGATGGCCAGCTCACTTTGGTGGGTGGTTTTGACTCTCACCTGGTTCTTGGCTGCAGGCAAAAAGTGGGGCCACGAAGCCATCGAGGCTCACGGTAGTTACTTCCACATGGCAGCGTGGGGCTTGCCAGCACTCAAGACTATCGTGGTCCTGACTCTACGTAAGGTGGCTGGGGATGAGCTGACTGGGCTCTGCTATGTAGCTAGCATGGACCCGGCAGCTCTCACTGGCTTTGTGTTGGTGCCCCTCTCTTGCTACTTGGTACTGGGCACCAGTTTCCTCCTGACCGGTTTTGTGGCTCTCTTCCATATCCGCAAAATTATGAAGACGGGCGGCACCAATACAGAGAAGCTGGAGAAGCTGATGGTGAAAATCGGAGTCTTTTCCATCCTTTACACAGTGCCGGCTACCTGCGTCATTGTCTGCTATGTTTACGAACGCCTCAACATGGACTTCTGGCGTCTTCGGGCCACAGAGCAACCATGCACTGCCGCTGCCGTGCCTGGAGGCCGAAGAGACTGCTCGCTGCCAGGCGGCTCGGTGCCCACTGTGGCCGTCTTCATGCTCAAAATCTTCATGTCCTTGGTGGTGGGCATCACCAGTGGAGTCTGGGTATGGAGTTCCAAGACTTTCCAGACTTGGCAGAGTCTATGCTACCGAAAAATGGCAGCTGGTCGAGCCCGGGCCAAGGCCTGCCGAACCCCAGGGGGCTATGGCCGGGGTACCCACTGTCACTACAAAGCCCCCACGGTGGTCTTGCACATGACTAAGACAGACCCCTCTCTGGAGAACCCCACACACCTCTAGAACATGGGCTGGGCTGAGTTATGGTTGCTCCCtccttgccctcccctcccccctccagaGACAGCTGACTAACAGCTGCCCAGCTGTCAAGGTCAGCAAGTGAGACACAGGGGGCTGAGGACTAGGGTGGGGACCCAGTAAAGCTCAGGGCCTTGTCTTTCCTTCTCAGGCAGGGAGTGGGCCTAGTTAAGTCCACAGAGGGTCCTAGGATCAGAAGGGGCagaggggggggggcagggtcCAGAGCGGAGTTTATTTAATGATGTAATTTATTGTGGCATTTCTCTGGAAGCTGTGACTGGAATAAACCCTCGTGTGGCACTGCTGTGTCTGTCTGGGTTGGAAAGAGGGAAGACAAGACAGGAGGGTGAGAAACTTCTTAAGCAGAGCTGGGGGGCGAGAGCTATGAAGTTCATTCTCCATGTAAAGGAGGAAGTTCCTCTGTGGGGCATGGGTGGATTATAGGCGTCCTAGactgtgcgtgcgtgtatgcgtgATTCTCTTCTCACCTGTCTCAAGACTGAGATCCGTGCTTCTGAAGTGAATCAAGAGCCTCCTCGTGAATACCCAGGAACCCCTGGCTGGGACATGGCTACCTGTAGTCCTGTCATCTAGCTTGTTTGGGGAAACAGGtaagctcccccacccccacacacccacacttcGCTTTAGCAAAATAAGGTCAGGTTTGgcaagagagctcagtggttaaaggtgctTACAGCTAAAGCTGAGGGCTTGAGTTCAGTCCGAGAACTCACATATTGTCATTTTGACCTCCGCCTGTGCTCTGTGGCACGATTCCTGCTCTCCAAGTAAACCTATGTAATAAGAAGCTTTTTATAAAGGAAGCAAGGGAATTAGACTGTTTCCAAGTCTGGAAGATGGTTCGCGTCACTATCTATGAAGATTGCAGAGAGCTGGGACCCAAGCACAGTTGGCAgtctttgcctagcatgcacgaagccctgggttctgtctccaGCAGGGCTTAAAAgcggcatggtggagcatgtttGTAATTCAAAtacttgggagatagaagcagaaagatcaggactCCCCTGGCTACCTGAGACTCTTTggacaaaaaaataagaaaaaaggagTGGGCAggtcagatggctcagcagggaaagttGCTAACCATCCAATCTAATTTGCATTCAATTCCCTAAActgatgtaaaaatatttttaaaagaattgctcAGCAAGTTAGaagccttgtcttgaaaaaaacaaaaacataacattaacaacaaaacccttcactaacaacaaaaccaaacagaatatTCAGTAGTTAGAGCCCCAGGCTATATCTTCCTGGTTTTGGATGGAGGGAAAAGACAGCAGGACCATGCATGTCTCTTGGTAGCAGTCTGGGAGGTTGGGAGCTGTTGAGTTTGACTGTCCCTCCTTGCCCACCCCAAACTCCAGAACTTGGGTTGCTGACATAGCTGTGGGATAAGGCAGGACCATGGGGATGTGCACAGCTGTGCTGGGACGGTTGGGACACATGCATGGGAGGTTGGGAAAGCACCATGAATACCTGTGTGCTAGGGAGGCTCAGGCTACTGGGACCTGTCCCATCCCTGTCCCCTGTGAGGTATATGTGGTCATCCTGGAGGTCTGTGTCGACCAATATTGGCCTCTATCTAAGCCGTTGATGCCAATCAGGCGGAAGTAGCCTCTGTGAATGTGTGCGCATgcgtatgcacatatatgcatacacggGCCAGAGAGAACGGCAGGCCTTTAT includes:
- the Fzd9 gene encoding frizzled-9 encodes the protein MAVPPLLRGALLLWQLLATGGAALEIGRFDPERGRGPAPCQAMEIPMCRGIGYNLTRMPNLLGHTSQGEAAAQLAEFSPLVQYGCHSHLRFFLCSLYAPMCTDQVSTPIPACRPMCEQARLRCAPIMEQFNFGWPDSLDCARLPTRNDPHALCMEAPENATAGPTEPHKGLGMLPVAPRPARPPGDSAPGPGSGGTCDNPEKFQYVEKSRSCAPRCGPGVEVFWSRRDKDFALVWMAVWSALCFFSTAFTVFTFLLEPHRFQYPERPIIFLSMCYNVYSLAFLIRAVAGAQSVACDQEAGALYVIQEGLENTGCTLVFLLLYYFGMASSLWWVVLTLTWFLAAGKKWGHEAIEAHGSYFHMAAWGLPALKTIVVLTLRKVAGDELTGLCYVASMDPAALTGFVLVPLSCYLVLGTSFLLTGFVALFHIRKIMKTGGTNTEKLEKLMVKIGVFSILYTVPATCVIVCYVYERLNMDFWRLRATEQPCTAAAVPGGRRDCSLPGGSVPTVAVFMLKIFMSLVVGITSGVWVWSSKTFQTWQSLCYRKMAAGRARAKACRTPGGYGRGTHCHYKAPTVVLHMTKTDPSLENPTHL